GCGCTGTCCTACAACACGGCATACGCGGTATTCGGCGGCACGGCGCCGGCAATTGCCTCGTTCCTTGTCGGCAAGCAGGGCCTGACGATGGCCCCGGCCTGGTACGTCGCCGCGCTTTGCGTGCTCGGCATGCTGATCGGATTAGTCTGGCGCGCACCGGCGTCCGAACAGTTCGGTATGCATCATTGACCTTCGGGGCGCGGTGACAACCATGAATAGCGAAGATCTCGAAGTGCTGTCGCAATGTGCCGACTGGGTCGAGAGCGGCCGACGCGCGCTGCTCGTCACCGTGATCCGGACGTGGGGGTCGTCGCCGCGCCCCGAGGGGGCCATGCTGTGCATTCGCGACGATGGGCATGTCGTGGGTTCGGTCTCAGGGGGATGCATCGAAGACGATCTGATCGATCGCGTGCGACGTAACGGCATTGCGCTCGAATCGCCGGAAATCGTCGAATACGGCATCGGGGCCGACGAAGCGCATCGCTTCGGGCTGCCTTGCGGCGGCACGATCCAGCTTGCGCTCGAACCGGTCACGAAACGAAGCCGGATCCGCGAGTTGCTTGATGCCGTAATGCAACGAAAGCTCGTTGCACGCACGCTCGACCTACGCACAGGCAACACGCAGCTCAGCGCGGCACCGGTCAAAGACGGCGTGCATTTTGATGGCGTCACGCTGACCACCGTTCACGGGCCACGCTACCGGCTGCTCGTGATCGGGGCAGGGCAACTCTCGCGCTTCTTCTGTCGGATTGCGATCGGTCTCGACTATCACGTGACGGTGTGCGACCCGCGCGAGGAGTATGCGGACCATTGGCGTGTCGAAGG
This window of the Pandoraea sputorum genome carries:
- a CDS encoding XdhC family protein gives rise to the protein MNSEDLEVLSQCADWVESGRRALLVTVIRTWGSSPRPEGAMLCIRDDGHVVGSVSGGCIEDDLIDRVRRNGIALESPEIVEYGIGADEAHRFGLPCGGTIQLALEPVTKRSRIRELLDAVMQRKLVARTLDLRTGNTQLSAAPVKDGVHFDGVTLTTVHGPRYRLLVIGAGQLSRFFCRIAIGLDYHVTVCDPREEYADHWRVEGVTLTREMPDDVVVSMRLDSRAAVVALTHDPKLDDLALMEALRTPAFYVGALGSRRNNAARRHRLLEFDLTVPEVARLRGPAGLHIGSKTPAEIAVSILAEITAAKHGVQSAAAMSIADAKNANAGTGPAFLSSSCR